The following are encoded together in the Lactuca sativa cultivar Salinas chromosome 1, Lsat_Salinas_v11, whole genome shotgun sequence genome:
- the LOC111876320 gene encoding uncharacterized protein LOC111876320 isoform X2, whose product MLVAAIMDIVTSNCDNVDKIKLKPMLSGTAAMRDIAAALEVIEEGGMHMDEPPGSSQDDDDGTGLKGIGMEVLGGTSIVGLSTSNQSMDLDESKATHNSPSFNKLNNTSSVNTTVIPGLWDDLHSQHVAVPFAAWALANWAMASDVNRSHIQELDFNGHAVMSALIAPERSVKFHGSLVAQLLLKDENLPMNDFVSDWSSTLLTTVSQASKADDISLTRVALSAFLLSLERCPGAQRVVMEKGLHLMRETAKRTMNHKSVQESLAKGLESLCSGDMRLSLEEGQKWSCILLPWVFRETSSDAIRSSAITILSRICEDYGPSSIPISQGWLAIMLSDILKSRKLSLKGSAQPRDKVKTQIDQANVLSGTQSVNQLVSAVVNLAVNGDSFALEDFLTLEPFINTYKNLKKGNIPKANALDSALATLKGIKAMTEICSDDLFSQKKIINYGIIPLLRRFLLSDDYEKLSAIEAYDASRDMEANDHGDSSVVDARDPSSVRVPPTAHVRRHAARLLMVLSVHPKVKKMILEDKDWCNWLEECANGKICSDLKTQSYARATLLNIFCNDDDDGNSGSKTKNHGCARYGETVFLINPGMSHWECSGKGRNNDSEGGLESPSLDVIFVHGLRGGPYKTWRLSEDKSSSKSGLVEKIDEEAGKHGTFWPGEWLSTDFPHARLFSLKYKTNLTQWSGSSLPLQEVSSMLLEKLIAARIGDRPVVFVTHSMGGLVVKQMLHQASAENRGNLVKNTVGVVFYSCPHFGSKLADMPWRMGYVFRPAPSIGELRSGSTRLVELNDFLHELHKKGSLDVLSFCETKVTPIVEGYGGWAFRLEIVPIESAYPGYGELVVLESTDHVNSCKPITRTDPSYSETLQFLHKLRAASSYR is encoded by the exons ATGCTTGTTGCAGCAATCATGGATATTGTCACTTCCAACTGTGACAACGTGGACAAAATCAAACTTAAGCCCATGCTATCAGGAACTGCAGCAATGAGAGATATTGCAGCTGCACTTGAAGTTATTGAAGAAGGTGGCATGCACATGGATGAGCCACCTGGCAGCAGCCAGGATGATGATGATGGAACTGGATTGAAAGGCATTGGAATGGAAGTTCTTGGAGGCACTTCAATTGTTGGTCTTTCTACAAGCAATCAATCAATGGATTTAGATGAATCTAAAGCCACTCACAACTCACCATCATTCAACAAACTAAACAACACTTCTTCTGTAAACACAACTGTTATCCCTGGACTATGGGATGATTTGCATTCACAACATGTTGCTGTTCCTTTTGCTGCATGGGCTTTAGCAAATTGGGCAATGGCATCAGATGTAAATAGATCCCATATCCAAGAACTTGACTTCAATGGACACGCTGTCATGTCTGCATTGATTGCTCCTGAAAGATCCGTGAAATTTCACGGGAGTTTAGTAGCTCAGTTGTTGTTAAAAGACGAAAATCTCCCCATGAATGATTTTGTTTCTGATTGGAGTTCTACCCTTCTTACAACCGTTTCTCAAGCAAGCAAAGCCGATGATATCTCTTTAACTCGTGTGGCTTTATCTGCATTTTTACTATCTCTCGAGAGATGCCCTGGTGCTCAAAGGGTAGTTATGGAAAAAGGTCTTCATTTAATGAGGGAGACTGCTAAAAGGACTATGAATCATAAGTCTGTTCAAGAATCACTAGCAAAAGGGTTGGAATCACTTTGTTCAGGGGACATGCGTTTGTCTCTTGAAGAAGGACAAAAGTGGTCTTGCATTCTGCTTCCATGGGTATTTAGGGAAACTTCATCTGATGCTATTAGATCTTCTGCAATCACAATCCTTTCTCGCATTTGTGAAGATTATGGCCCTTCTTCCATTCCCATTTCCCAAGGTTGGTTAGCTATTATGCTTTCAGACATTCTCAAATCCAGAAAGTTATCTCTTAAAGGGAGTGCTCAACCTAGGGACAAAGTCAAG ACACAAATCGATCAGGCAAATGTACTTTCTGGCACCCAAAGTGTGAACCAATTGGTTAGTGCTGTGGTCAACTTAGCAGTCAATGGTGATTCATTTGCTTTGGAAGATTTTCTTACCCTTGAACCATTTATTAACACCTACAAAAATCTAAAGAAAGGAAATATCCCTAAAGCGAATGCTTTAGATTCTGCACTTGCAACTTTAAAGGGTATCAAAGCAATGACAGAAATCTGCAGTGATGATTTATTTTCTCAAAAGAAAATAATCAATTATGGCATAATTCCTCTGTTACGCCGCTTTTTATTAAGTGATGATTACGAGAAATTATCAGCAATTGAAGCATATGATGCATCAAGAGACATGGAAGCCAATGATCATGGTGATTCATCTGTTGTTGATGCCCGGGACCCGTCTAGTGTCCGGGTCCCACCTACAGCTCATGTCCGTAGACATGCAGCTCGATTGTTAATGGTGCTTTCAGTTCATCcaaaagttaaaaaaatgatACTGGAAGATAAAGATTGGTGTAATTGGCTTGAAGAATGTGCAAATGGAAAGATATGTAGTGATCTTAAAACTCAAAGCTATGCTAGAGCAACATTGTTGAATATCTTctgtaatgatgatgatgatggaaaTAGTGGCTCTAAAACTAAAAATCATGGCTGTGCTCGTTATGGTGAGACGGTTTTTTTGATCAACCCTGGAATGAGTCATTGGGAATGCTCTGGAAAAGGAAGGAATAATGATTCTGAAGGTGGATTAGAGAGTCCTTCACTTGATGTTATTTTTGTTCATGGGCTTCGTGGTGGGCCCTACAAGACTTGGAGGTTATCTGAAGACAAGTCATCATCTAAATCTGGGCTTGTGGAAAAGATTGATGAAGAGGCAGGAAAACATGGGACTTTTTGGCCAGGGGAGTGGCTTTCTACTGATTTCCCTCATGCACGTTTGTTTAGTCTTAAGTACAAG ACGAATCTTACACAATGGTCTGGATCAAGCTTGCCTCTTCAG GAAGTTAGCTCGATGCTGTTGGAAAAGCTTATTGCAGCACGTATTGGAGATCGACCTGTTGTATTTGTAACTCATAG CATGGGGGGATTGGTTGTGAAACAGATGCTACATCAAGCAAGTGCAGAAAACAGAGGCAATCTTGTCAAAAACACTGTTGGTGTG GTGTTCTACAGTTGCCCACATTTTGGTAGTAAACTTGCAGATATGCCCTGGCGAATGGGTTATGTCTTTCGCCCTGCACCATCg ATAGGAGAGTTGAGAAGTGGGTCCACAAGATTAGTGGAGCTTAATGATTTTCTTCACGAGCTACATAAAAAAGGATCTCTTGATGTTCTAAGTTTTTGCGAG ACAAAAGTGACTCCAATAGTTGAAGGGTATGGGGGATGGGCTTTTCGATTGGAAATAGTACCAATTGAATCTGCATATCCTGGATATGGGGAACTTGTT GTGTTGGAGTCGACAGATCATGTTAATTCATGCAAGCCCATCACCCGAACAGATCCTTCTTACAGTGAAACTTTGCAATTTTTGCACAAACTTAGAGCAGCATCATCATATCGATGA